One Coffea arabica cultivar ET-39 chromosome 5e, Coffea Arabica ET-39 HiFi, whole genome shotgun sequence DNA segment encodes these proteins:
- the LOC113688491 gene encoding uncharacterized protein isoform X1, giving the protein MDSEFEVVEERLKTFLGQLQTEFGILDRIVYKNKNQHRRCSYFQYLLKVRRDLRLLQSAKLEEILNSCFMVIHGKRPKQKLQLLESLKRRRCDGGKYNFLERLLGAVRLLSKMMVANCHASLITKHGFVLIWSSNCRLILVRLKLIRLMRLPSLAMKSMNLN; this is encoded by the exons ATGGATTCGGAGTTTGAAGTAGTTGAGGAGAGATTGAAGACTTTTTTGGGTCAGCTGCAGACAGAATTTGGAATCCTCGATAGAATTGTCTACAAAAATAAGAATCAGCATCGAAGGTGCTCTTATTTTCAATACCTGCTTaag GTTAGAAGGGATTTGAGGCTTCTGCAATCAGCAAAGTTGGAGGAAATCTTGAATTCCTGCTTTATGGTAATCCATGGCAAAAGGCCTAAACAAAAATTGCAACTTTTGGAAAG TCTGAAGCGGAGAAGGTGTGATGGTGGCAAATATAACTTTTTGGAAAGGCTTCTTGGAGCTGTACGTTTACTATCAAAG ATGATGGTGGCCAATTGTCATGCTTCTTTAATTACTAAACATGGCTTTGTTCTTATATGGAGCAGCAACTGTAGGCTGATATTAGTGAGACTGAAGCTGATAAGGTTGATGAGGTTGCCCTCATTGGCAATGAAAAgcatgaatctaaat TAA
- the LOC113688491 gene encoding uncharacterized protein isoform X2, with translation MDSEFEVVEERLKTFLGQLQTEFGILDRIVYKNKNQHRRCSYFQYLLKVRRDLRLLQSAKLEEILNSCFMVIHGKRPKQKLQLLESLKRRRCDGGKYNFLERLLGAVRLLSK, from the exons ATGGATTCGGAGTTTGAAGTAGTTGAGGAGAGATTGAAGACTTTTTTGGGTCAGCTGCAGACAGAATTTGGAATCCTCGATAGAATTGTCTACAAAAATAAGAATCAGCATCGAAGGTGCTCTTATTTTCAATACCTGCTTaag GTTAGAAGGGATTTGAGGCTTCTGCAATCAGCAAAGTTGGAGGAAATCTTGAATTCCTGCTTTATGGTAATCCATGGCAAAAGGCCTAAACAAAAATTGCAACTTTTGGAAAG TCTGAAGCGGAGAAGGTGTGATGGTGGCAAATATAACTTTTTGGAAAGGCTTCTTGGAGCTGTACGTTTACTATCAAAG TAA